GCGCGTCCGGTAACTTCACGGCAATTAAACGCTGAAGTGTTATTCGCCACCATAGATGCGGCATCATCCCCATAAAAAGTATCCATAAGTTCCATACGTTGGATGGGGAAGTGATGGTGGTAAAGCTCTTTAAAAATATCAACGACTTCATGTGCCAGTTCTTGGTTGACGATTAATTTTCCCGTATGAGTTTTATTATCAAAACCCCAGTAGCTGAGTTGGAGGTAAGCTAATTGCTCTAGTGGTACAGGGCAGCCTTCATGCCAAGTATAGTTTTGCATTTGCGCAGCAATGGTTGGGGGAATAGAACTTATTTCGCTATGAAACACAGGATTTTCCTCAGTTGCTGCGAAAACAAGTGATGAAACGATCAGTGTTACGCCCGGAAGATAACGTATTTTCATGATTTAATTAGCAAGCCAATTAAAACAAAGAGATAAAACAAGTATAGTCTAAGTTTTTGTTTTTAATTTATAGGCAATGAAAAGCGAAAAATCGTTCCTTTGCTTGGAATATTTTCTACCCAAATCGTCCCTTGATGTGCGGAAATTATTTTCTCACAGATGGATAAGCCTAATCCTAGGCCATGCTCCTCAAGAGCCTCCTTACTGCGGTAGAATTTTTTAAATAATTCGGCTCGTTCCTCAGCATCAATTTCCAAACCAATGTCTTCAATACTCACAATCAAATTAATCGTAGTAATTTGTGCAGAAAGGCGAATTTGTGATTTTGGGTCAGAAAATTTAATGGCATTATCGAGCAAATGCATGAGTACCTCTTGAATGTATCGCGGATCCACATTAATTAAGGGCATATGCTCGGGAAGAGTTAATTTTATGGGTCTTTGCTCAAAGAGAGCACTGGAAATTTTGAGAGCTGCATGGATAATTTCCTCTAAGGCACAGGGGGTTTTTTTCAGACTGATTCCCTCGGTTTCAAGACAGATCATTTGATAAAGGTTATTGTTTAAGTGATTTAATTTATTTATCTCATGATCGATGTTGCTTTCAATAAGACGAAGATTTGCTTCTTGATTACTTTTTAAACCATTTATGGCATTAATCACGCTTTTCAGTGGGAAACTTAAATCATGATAAATTGAGGTTAATAATGAGGTTCGTGCGCGATCTCTTTCTATTTCCAGTTCTTTCTTGCGATTTTTTTCATGTAATAAATCAATTTCCAAGGCTAGGGACATTTGATTCACATAAGAATCGAGCAATCCACGTTGTTCAGGAGTAAGTAATTGTTGGTCTCGGGATTGCACCCTTATTACGCCAATGACTCCAGAAGCGCTGGCTAATGGCAAATAAAGAGCGTTAGATAAGGATAGGGTATCTGTACCCATTCCTGCAGGTTGCCCCATATCAAATACCCATTGAGCAATACTTTGTTCTTTTGCATCCAGCCTCATTGATGAGGGAAAACTGACTTGAACTGCGAGATGATTTTTTTTAGGCATTAACGCCATAACATCACTTTCAAAAGTATGAGCAATATACTCGACGCCAAAACTTAATAGCTTATTAATGCTACGTGAACGGATAAGTTGACGACTGAATGCATACAAGGCGGTTGTTTGGTGTTGGGTAAAGCGAGAAGATTCTTCCTGATGGCGAATGAGGATAGTTAAATAGCTAATAGTCTGTGAAACCAGTAGCATGATGATCAGGGTAATTGAAAATTGGATGTCGCTGATTGCAAAACTATATCGTGGTGCAACGAAAAAATAGGCACAAGCAAAAACACTCAATATCGAAGCAAAGAGCGAAGGCCCGCGATGCCCGCATAAAGAGATAAGGATAACTGCCAACAAATAAATCATAATAAGATTCGCAGTGTCGAGAAATGGTTCTAAAGCAAAATTGAATAGGGTCACAAGAGGCAGTACTAGGAGGACTAATCCATACACTTTCCATGGGTATGTTCGCGTTGGTGCTTTTGTTTTTTTTCGCGGTACTTTGTCGCTGCGTCCAGTAATGATGTACACATCAATATCACCGCTTTGACGAACAATCTCATCAGTTAAATTTCTATAAAACCAATCGCGAAGGCGGGTTCTAATATGTTTCCAAATCATAATTTGCGTGACGTTTTGTTCATGTGCAAAACGCAAAACCTCTTTGACAATGTCAAATCCGGATAGTACGTGGGTCTGCGCACCTAGCAGTTCGGCCAAACGTAAATTTTTAATTGCAAGTGTGCGTGCACCATGATTTTTTTGTGGAACATCAATGTATACAGCGATCCATTCTGCCTGTAGGTGTGTTGCCAGTTTTTTGGCTGCGCGAATGAGTTTCAGCGTTTCTGGATTCGGGCCGACGCAAACCAGTATTTTATCTTTTACAGGCCAAATCTCTTTAACACCTTCCCCATGCCGGTACCATAAAACATCAGAACCTACTCGTTCGGCTGTGACACGTAATGCTAATTCGCGTAAGGCAATTAAATTACCTTTACGGAAAAAATGTTCACGGGCAAATTCTGCTTGTTTGGGGATGTATATTTTCCCTTCCTGAAGTCTTTTTAATAAGTCTTCAGGAGGTAAATCAACGAGCTCAATGGTGTCGGCACGTTCAATCATTGAGTTGGGAACGGTCTCGATAATTGGAGCATGAATAATTTGTGCCACATCATCTTTTAAACTTTCAATGTGCTGAATATTTAAGGTGGTATATACATCAATGCCGCGTTCTAAAAGCTCTTTAATGTCTTGCCATCGTTTGGCATGCCGTAATCCTGGGGTATTCGTGTGGGCCAGTTCGTCTACTAAAATTAGCCCCGGATGTCGTTGAAGTGCGGCATCAAGATCAAATTCATAGTAGGTTTTCTCACGATAAGGTACTCCTTTACGAGGAATAATCTCAAAATTATTAAGAAAGCTATCTATTTCCTCACGGCCATGAGATTCGGCAATGCCAATAACCACATCAAGCCCTTGCTGTTGCTTCTCATAGGCATCGTGGAGCATTTCATGAGTTTTACCAACACCAGGTGAGGCACCTAAATAAATTTTGAGTTTTCCATGATGCTCTTGACGTTCTTCTTCCGCTATTCGTTGTAATAAATGGTCTGGGTTAGGGCGATTTTGGGGCATTTCTGCTCCTTAAATTATCCAAAGCAAGATTTAACTCCAAAACATTAACACGCGGCTCACCTAAGATTCTCAATGTTCGTGGCTTGCTGTATTGTTCCACTAGTTGATAGATATCCGCTTCAGGAAGCTTACGTATGTTGGCAATTCGTGGCACTTGGTATCTTGCAGCAACGGGGCTAATCTCAGGATCGAGACCACTACCTGATGCGGTAACCAAATCGATAGGTACAGCTTGTTCATTCTGTGGATCTGCTTGCCTTAAGTGGGTCATCCTTTCTTTCACTATAGACAAAAAATTAGGATTTGAAGGGCCAAAATTTGAGCCGGAGGATGCGGCGCCATTATAGGCATAAGGTGTTGTAGCCGATGGTCGGCCCCAAAAATAGGCTCCATCGGAGAAGGGTTGTCCAATTAATTGTGAGCCAACAAATTGATTATTTTGCTTTATTAAGCTGCCATTAGCTTTCCACGGGAAAAAAATCTGTGCTAATCCAGTTACGGTAAGTGGATAAATAAAGCCAGTTAAAACACTAAGTAAAATAAGCAATATCAACGCAGTTTTCATTTGATTTATTGCTTCTTTTAGCATGATATGTCCTTATATTAAATTGGGCTTAGGTGTATTGCTTTGAGTGCTGATAACATCAAATCAATGATCTTAATGCCGATAAAGGGAATGACTAAGCCTCCTAAACCATATACTAGAACATTACCGCGCAGCAGTTTGGCTGCTTCCACATGGCGATATTTCACTCCTCGTAAGGCTAGAGGAATAAGAAAAATAATAATGAGCGCATTGAAAATCACTGCAGACAATATGGCACTTTCAGGAGTGCTGAGTCGCATAATATTTAAGTTGTTTAAAGTAGGGTAGGTGCTGGCAAATGCTGCGGGTAAAATAGCAAAATATTTGGCGACATCATTGGCAATGCTAAAGGTAGTCAGTGAGCCGCGAGTCATTAACAATTGTTTACCAATTTCAACGACTTCAATTAGCTTTGTGGGATTAGAATCTAAATCAATTAAGTTTCCTGCCTCTTTGGCTGCTTGAGTACCCGAATTCATAGCTACCGCAACATCTGCTTGTGCCAAGGCTGGGGCATCATTTGTTCCATCTCCAGCCATAGCAACCAAATGGCCTTGTGTTTGTAATTGACGAATGAGGTTTAGTTTTTCTTCGGGCTTGGCATTGGCTAAAAAGTCATCGATACCTGCTTCCGCAGCGATTGCGGCTGCGGTTAAGGGATTATCTCCCGTGACCATAATGGTTTTAATACCCATACAGCGTAATTCGGCAAAGCGTTCACGAATCCCTCCTTTGACGATATCTTTAAGATGCACGACACCTAAAATTTTTTTATTTTCAAGAACAACTAAAGGAGTTCCTCCTTGACGGGAAACCTGTTCAACAATTTGATGAGCTTCCTTAGGGAAACTGCCGCTAATTTCTTGCAGATACAATTCAATTGCTTGGGTTGCCCCTTTTCTAATTTGCCGTCCAGGCAAGTTAGCACCACTCATTCGGGTTTCAGCGGTAAAGGGGATAAAGCTTGCTTTTAATTCGCTGATGTCACGGCCACGCAAGCCATATTGTTCTTTCGCCAAGATAACAATACTACGTCCCTCGGGAGTTTCATCAGCAAGTGAAGACAGTTGTGCGGCATCAGCAAGTGCTTCAATGGATACACCTTCTAAGGGGATAAATTCAATTGCTTCACGATTGCCTAAGGTAACCGTACCGGTTTTATCGAGCAGTAATATATCAACATCTCCTGCAGCCTCTACTGCACGGCCAGACATGGCGATGATATTTGCTTGAATCATGCGATCCATGCCTGCAATACCAATGGCGGATAGTAAACCACCGATGGTCGTTGGAGCCAGACAAATAAACAGGGCAACTAAGGTCGTGATGCTGATTACTTTTCCGATGCCTGCACTCGTTACACTGTAAATAGAAAAAGGAAGTAGCGTGGCACAAACTAAGAGAAAAACGATGGTTAGGGCGGCAAGTAAAATGGTGAGCGCTAATTCATTGGGGGTTTTTTGACGTTGTGCTCCTTCAACCAGGGAGATCATTTGATCTAAAAATGTTTCTCCTGGATTGGAGGTAATCCGAATAATTAACCAGTCAGATAGTACCTGAGTTCCTCCGGTAACGGCACTGCGATCGCCGCCACTTTCACGAATTACGGGGGCGCTTTCACCGGTAATAGCGCTTTCATTGACGGAGGCAATCCCTTCAACTACTTCTCCGTCACTTGGAATAAAATCCCCCGTTTCTACTAATACAATATCGCCAGCACGCAAACACCCCGAGCGGATGTGGGTAATTGCCGCATCTTTTTTAGGTTTTGCTAATTTTTTTGCCTGAATTTCATGGCGTGCTTTTCTTAAGGCTTCAGCCTGAGCTTTTCCACGTCCTTCCGCCATGCTTTCTGCAAAATTAGCAAAAATAAGGGTAAACCAAAGCCATAAAGTAATCGCTAAAATAAAGCCAGTATCCGCTTCGCCCTGGCCCAACCATGATTGAATAAATAAAGCGGTCGTTAATAGTGAGGCAATATAAACCGTAAACATAATCGGATTACGAATTTGATATTGTGGAGTCAATTTTAAAAATGAAGCACGTAGGGCAAGTTTGACAATATCACTACCCCAAAAGGATAATCGATGCATTTTAAGATCCATATTGGCCCCACAAGGTTAGATGTTCTACTATTGGCCCTAGTGCTAAGGCGGGTAGAAATGAGAGTGCACCGACCAGAAAAATGATGCAAATGAGCAGGATAATAAACAGAGGGGTATGGGTAGCTAGCGTTCCTGTCGTTTGAGGAATTATCTTTTTTTGTGCTAATGAACCGGCAAGGGCAACTGTGGGTATGGCTATCCAGTAACGAGAAATCAACATGATGAGACTACCAAGCAAATTATAAAATGGCGTATTGGCATTAAGCCCTGAAAAAGCGCTGCCATTGTTGTTGCCTATGGAGGTGAATGTATACAGAACCTCAGTAAATCCATGCATTCCAGGGTTACTAATCGCACTTAACCCACTTTGAGTTACTACTGCTAATGCGGTGGAAACAAGAACACTAAGTGGCATGACTAAAACGGCCACGGATGCCATTTTCATTTCATAGGGCTCAATCTTTTTGCCTAAATATTCAGGCGTTCGGCCGACCATTAACCCGGTTACGAATACGGTAAGAATGACAAACATTAACATTCCATATAGTCCAGAGCCAGCTCCACCAAAGATTGCCTCGTTTAAATGCATCATCCATAAGGGAATTAATCCGCCTAGAGGTGTGTAGGAGTCGAGCATTGAATTTACCGAGCCATTGGAGGCTGCAGTCGTCGCCATACTCCATAGAGCAGAGCTGGTGATTCCGAAACGCGTTTCCTTACCTTCCATATTACCTCCAGGATAGCTGCTGGCGATAGCCGTTGGACTAATACCCATAGAGGTTAACGCAGGATTTCCTTTTTGTTCTGCCATGATTCCGAACATCACAAAAGGAATAAAAACAATAAACATAGCTGTAAGAATAGCCCAACCCTGGCGACGGTCATGGACCAATTCTCCGAAGGTATAACAAAGAGCTGCAGGAATTAATAGAATCGCGAGCATCTCTAAAAAGTTGCTTAAAGGCGTCGGATTTTCAAATGGGTGCGCTGAGTTGGTATTGAAAAAGCCGCCGCCATTAGTGCCTAATTGTTTGATGGCAACTTGGGAGGCAACTGGGCCCATGGGAATAACTTGTTCTGTTAGTGGCTTTGTGGCTGTCTGAATAGTATTGCTCTTGTCTTTAATAGGTTGTCCTGATGCATCAATGAGTGACTGTTGGTCGGTTTGTACAAGGTGGATGGTTTGATTGGGTTTAATATTTTGAATGACTCCTTGCGATACTAGAATTAAAGCAAAGATAAAGGATAAGGGCAGTAGAATGTAGAGGATGCTTCGTACCATATCTACCCAAAAATTACCTAGGTTTGTGCTTTCGTGTTGAGCAATGCCACGACTTATGGCAACCAATAAAGACATCCCCGTTGCTGCAGAAATAAAGTTTTGGGGGGTTAACGCGAGCATTTGTGTAAAATAACTCATGGTGGTTTCACCCGCATAAGCTTGCCAATTGGTATTGGTGGCAAAGCTTACTGCGGTATTTAAGGCTAAATCAGACGTGGGGGAGGGGAATTGGTGTGGATTTAAAGGAAGATAAATTTGCAAACGTTGAATGAGATAAACCGCGAGTAAGCCGAGGAGGTTAAAAATAAGCATGGACGTTAAATAACATTTCCAATCCATGGCTTGGCTCGTTTTAATGCGGCATGCTCGATAAATGAATAGTTCAAGTCGATCCCCAATACGATTCAACCAGAAATGTTTTCCTTCATAGACTTTAGCCATGTACCAGCCTAATGGCTTTACCGTGGCTAAGAGGACTAAAAGAAAAACTATGGTTTGCAATGAAGCGATTAACGTAATCATAGAATCCTTTCTAAGAGCTTGTTTTTATCGGATTAAAAAAATTCTGGTTTAAATAAAACAAACAGCAGATAAACCAGCAAGCCAACAGCAATTATTCCTGCAACTAGATAGGTAATCATTGCTCACTCCGTGACAGTTTATAATAGAAATTGATTAGTCCTAGGCTCAAAATAAAAAACAGTACGGTCACGCTAATTAATAGTAAATCGTCCATAATGATCTCTGTTATTAGGTAATTACGTCTTTTTATTATTCAAAACAATAGCATATGAATGGACATTTGACGATGTTTTTGAAGATGCTTTAAGAAGGGAGTAATTTTTTTATCAAAATGGATTTAATTATTCATTTTTATTTTATAAAATGCCATTTTTGATTTTTTATTGAGCAATAAGATGAAAAAGTACCTGACTCAGTTACACCATGCCATGAGCATTCTTCGTCAAAGACTGACCAATGACAACATGAAAGCGCGCCTGATACTAGCAGCCAAAGTAGAAAAGGAGTTGCAGATTTTCGATGACGAATTTGGTGAGCGAGTAGCTGAGGCCCAAAAAATAGAGGCAGGACGAATTCGCGTCGCAATGGCAAAGACGAAAACCACTGATCCGATTCATGAGCAAAAAGCTGGATTATTAAAGACAATGAGCGAGGTGGGGCATTCCCTGGTTCGAATGAATTTTGATTTAAGAGTCAGCAGCTTATCCTTAAAAGAAGGTTTTAATGGTTGCACGGAACATGCAACATTGATGTTTCTTATTTTAAATAAAGAGTTTTTGTTCGATTCCGATGTATTGATTGAAAGTATTTGTGTCTACGATAAGCTAAATCCAATGATTAACCATAATTTCTTAGTGATTAATCGACGCAGTGGCGATTACCCGTTAACTGATGTCGCCGCATGGGGGGACGATTGTCTCGTAATTGATACCTGGCTCGGTGTGATTGCTGCTCCAGGCGAAATGCCCACAGGTTCGTCTGTTTATGCTTTTCTTCAGGGAAAAGATTTTTGTACGATGGAAGTAATATATAGTAATCGATTGGGTAGGGAGCTTTGTGTATATCCTGAAAACCATTTATTTCATAAAATTGAGCGTGATACCCAACAGGTTATGCAGGCCGAATTTAAAAAAATCATCGATAAATATATTGATGTATTAGATTTACCATGGCTTAAGTCAACCCCTACAGCGATGGCCGGTTCAAGGGCGCTATCTAGGCATGGCCTGTTTCCTTCTAGTAGCGACGCTGACTTAAAAGAACCGCATGAACAATTATATAATGAAATCAAACAACACTGTGCGGGCAAATATCAGCCGGTACTAGAGGCCGTTGAAGGTAAACAATATGCTTTGGCATTACGCAAAGTCAGTGCCATTGGTCAGATAGAACTTCTGAACATATTATTGAGCTATAAGGATTTATTAGGTTTTGATATTAATGAACCCTCAAAGAGTAATGGCAAGACTGCTTTTGACTGGGCTGCTGAGTGTGATAGCACTGAAGCCATGGCTTTAATTGAAAAGCATGGTGGAAAAAGTGGTTTTGTCGAAAATTTATCCCCAAAAATCGGGCAATGATTTTAAGTTTTGAAAGTAATTATAACTCAATAGGTTAATAACAGTGGCGGTTATAACGCCACTACTTATTGAAAGAGTTATGCCCACTTAACGCATTGCTATCAGGTAGGGCACGTTCGTCTTGGCATCGTGTTAGGGCTAGTGCCTAGTTTATTTTCCCTCAATTTATGTTATACCTTAATTAATAGACCACAAAAATTCTCTAATATGTCTCTGCGACGAGGCCACCTATGAAAAGTCGTTATTGGTATTTACTGGTTTTTATCTTTCCTCTTTCCGCAATCATTGGTTTTGTGTTTAGCGGGGTTGCCAGCTATGCGACATTTTTCTTTTTTAGCATGATACTTCCTGCTGCTGAATTTTTTTGTGGTGAGGATTATGTAAACCCCCATACCCTTGAAACGGATTCTCGTACTTACTATAGAGGGGTATTGTATGGGGTGGTTATCAGCCAGGTTATTTTAACCTTTTGGGGGGCTTATGCTGCCAGCCATAGTCAGTACTTATTTGAGGCGATTGGCTATGCGGTTGCTGTTGGTATCAATGGCGGGATTGCCTTTTGTGCAGCTCATGAATTAATTCATAAAAATAATCGTTTTGATAATTGGATGGGGAATATTGTTTTAATTTTTACGGCTACAGGCCATGCTCCTATGGAGCATGTGTTGGTTCATCACGGTCCTTTTATTACGGGAACTCCTGCGGATCACGTACATGCTCCAGATGGGATGAATTTTTACACTTATTATTTAAAGTCTATGGTAGGTCTACGTACCTCAGCTTTTGCTGCAGAAAAGAAATTAATGCGGCGTAAAGGGTATTCTCTATTCAGTTTGCATAATCGCTTAGTGACATTAAATCTCGCCACATTTTTATTGGCTTTATTCTTAACCATCTTTTGGGGGTATGTGGCACTTTTTTATTTCATTGGGGTGGTGCTTGTTAGTAGTATCGTTATTCTGGGGGCCGCCTATATTCAACATTATGGATTGGAACGATTTACGTTGCCGGATGGAAGTTACGAAAAGTTTAGTGCCATGCATTGTTGGAATTCCAATTATATTTTAACTAACTATCTCTTGTTTCAGTTACCTCGCCATTCGATACACCATCTGCGTCCAGGCCGTGATTATGAGGTTAGTGTGGATAGCCCTGAAAATCCGCAATTACCTTATGGATATTTTGTATGTAGTTTGCTCATCTTCATTCCGGGCTGGTGGCGCAAGTTGATGGAGCAACCAGTTCAGAAAAATTTGGAGTTGCGGCGACGGGCAGTATTGTAGTTGGGCCCATGGCAAGCTAAATTTTATAGTCTTTTTTCCATTGTGCATGGGTTAGAGGATCAACTAAGGATAGATCGACATGGTCGGCAGGATTACGAATCCAATAGGCGTAATCCGCGGCAGCCAGAATATAACGATCACTAGCACTATCACCATAAGCATAGACAGTCCCATGTTCTTGGTTATGTAGGAGCTCTCTTAATGCGAGTAGTTTTTTTTCTCCGACAAAGCTATGGTTGGCAATGTTGCCGGTTAAGAATCCTTCATCCGTTACTTCAAGTTGAGTGGCAATCATGTCATGGATTTCGATTTGTTTACCCCATGGCCTCATATAAAGATCTAAAGAGCGGGTAATAATGATGTTACGATGCCCTTGTTCTTTATGCCACACCAGTCGTTGTACAATTTTTTCATAAAGATGATTGGGGATTATTTCTTTGGAAAACTCATCAGCAATCTGGGTTAGCTCTTCCAGTTTTCGCCCTTTAAAGACGGAGTGGACCATTTTATTTAGCGCGTATTCATCACTGAGTCTTGATAAAAAAAGTAAGCTCCAGAATGCGTTACGGAAAATGAATTGGCAATAACCCATATTGCCTAGTAAATAACGAAAAAATCTAAGGCCACAAACCCCGTTGCTGAGCGTGCCATCAAAGTCAAAAACAGCTATAGGTTGTTGCATAAAATCCCCTAACTGTGCGGGAGCATAATAATAAGCCATACTATAAGTGCATTGAGTATTGCCAGCATGACGGCGGCAGAACCAATATCTTTCGCTTTCTTGGTTAATTCATGCCAACTTCGATCAATACGATTTAATGCAGTTTCTACGGCGGAATTGAGTAGCTCAACTATAGGAACTAATAAAAAAGAGCTGATTAAGGCTATACGTTCCAATGCTGAATCTCCTATCCAAAAGGCGGCAGGCAAGGCAATAAAGCTTGTATAAACTTCTAAGCGGAATGCAAACTCCTCTTTGAATGCAACTTTTAATCCGTCTAACGAATAAAATGTTGCTCTTTTAATTTGCAACCCTACTTTTGCCAGAAACTTTAGCATTCAATGTACCTTTAAAAAATAAACCTAGTTTGACCTGAATCCTTGCTTAATTCTGGACCAGACCCTTGTTTTTTTCAAATTGCTAACCAATAGAAAATTGCCAATCATCTTGATTATTCAATCTATTTTCCTTCTTTATGCTAGCCCGTTTTTGACAAACTATTTATCGTTTGCTAGCTTTTTAATAAGATCAGCAGAGCTATTAAACCGTGGTTGTAACCATTTATTGTTCTCCGAGGGATCGATGTATGAGCAGCCGTTACAGTAGCTTAGTCAGCTTATTAGAAGCAAAAGCGCAGTCAAAACCTGATTTTCCTCTGTATACTTTTCTAAGCAGAAACACGGACGAAAACAGGATTCTAACGCTTGAGGCCTTAGCAGAACAAGCAAGAAAAATAGCAATCCTCTTACAAAAGAGCACTCATCCCGGTGAACGCGTTATTATTATCTATCCCCCGGGGCTGGAATTAATTGCTGCATTTTTTGGTTGTTTGTATGCAGGTGTCATCGCGATCCCGGTTTATCCGCCCCATACTAAAGCGTTGGTGACTAAACTGCACCATATTATGCAAAACTCTGGGGCCAGAGTTGCCTTAACTACAGACGAGATTTTATGCAAAATTAAAAAGTTAAGGCTAGTAAAATTATTAAATAAAACACCCATTCTCGGCAAAATGGTCAATCATCTTGCCGGTCCATCTTTTGAACGGCATAGTCAATTGCTGGGCTGGGATTTTGAAAAAATGCATTTTCTTGTGACTGACTATTTATCAGATTATTCAGCTGATGGTTGGAGTAAGCCATTAATTGCTACAGATTCGCTTGCTTTTTTACAATATACCTCTGGGTCTACGGGAAAACCCAAAGGAGTAATGGTTAGTCATGGAAATTTATTAAATAACTTAGCGGTAATGCAATTGCGGAATCGCTCATCTGAAGATGATATTTGTGTCTCATGGTTGCCACCGTACCATGATATGGGGCTTATTGCTGGAATTTTGCAACCTCTTTTTACTGGCTAT
Above is a genomic segment from Legionella lytica containing:
- the kdpC gene encoding potassium-transporting ATPase subunit KdpC, giving the protein MLKEAINQMKTALILLILLSVLTGFIYPLTVTGLAQIFFPWKANGSLIKQNNQFVGSQLIGQPFSDGAYFWGRPSATTPYAYNGAASSGSNFGPSNPNFLSIVKERMTHLRQADPQNEQAVPIDLVTASGSGLDPEISPVAARYQVPRIANIRKLPEADIYQLVEQYSKPRTLRILGEPRVNVLELNLALDNLRSRNAPKSP
- a CDS encoding M15 family metallopeptidase translates to MFHSEISSIPPTIAAQMQNYTWHEGCPVPLEQLAYLQLSYWGFDNKTHTGKLIVNQELAHEVVDIFKELYHHHFPIQRMELMDTFYGDDAASMVANNTSAFNCREVTGRAGEYSQHSYGRAIDINPLMNPYVKGNLVLPPEGTVYVERAHPDPGQIVNGDIVYQTFIKHGWDWAGGWFDLQDYQHFEKRAQGKKRNPYGYGF
- the kdpF gene encoding K(+)-transporting ATPase subunit F, giving the protein MITYLVAGIIAVGLLVYLLFVLFKPEFF
- a CDS encoding sensor histidine kinase; translated protein: MPQNRPNPDHLLQRIAEEERQEHHGKLKIYLGASPGVGKTHEMLHDAYEKQQQGLDVVIGIAESHGREEIDSFLNNFEIIPRKGVPYREKTYYEFDLDAALQRHPGLILVDELAHTNTPGLRHAKRWQDIKELLERGIDVYTTLNIQHIESLKDDVAQIIHAPIIETVPNSMIERADTIELVDLPPEDLLKRLQEGKIYIPKQAEFAREHFFRKGNLIALRELALRVTAERVGSDVLWYRHGEGVKEIWPVKDKILVCVGPNPETLKLIRAAKKLATHLQAEWIAVYIDVPQKNHGARTLAIKNLRLAELLGAQTHVLSGFDIVKEVLRFAHEQNVTQIMIWKHIRTRLRDWFYRNLTDEIVRQSGDIDVYIITGRSDKVPRKKTKAPTRTYPWKVYGLVLLVLPLVTLFNFALEPFLDTANLIMIYLLAVILISLCGHRGPSLFASILSVFACAYFFVAPRYSFAISDIQFSITLIIMLLVSQTISYLTILIRHQEESSRFTQHQTTALYAFSRQLIRSRSINKLLSFGVEYIAHTFESDVMALMPKKNHLAVQVSFPSSMRLDAKEQSIAQWVFDMGQPAGMGTDTLSLSNALYLPLASASGVIGVIRVQSRDQQLLTPEQRGLLDSYVNQMSLALEIDLLHEKNRKKELEIERDRARTSLLTSIYHDLSFPLKSVINAINGLKSNQEANLRLIESNIDHEINKLNHLNNNLYQMICLETEGISLKKTPCALEEIIHAALKISSALFEQRPIKLTLPEHMPLINVDPRYIQEVLMHLLDNAIKFSDPKSQIRLSAQITTINLIVSIEDIGLEIDAEERAELFKKFYRSKEALEEHGLGLGLSICEKIISAHQGTIWVENIPSKGTIFRFSLPIN
- the kdpA gene encoding potassium-transporting ATPase subunit KdpA, which translates into the protein MITLIASLQTIVFLLVLLATVKPLGWYMAKVYEGKHFWLNRIGDRLELFIYRACRIKTSQAMDWKCYLTSMLIFNLLGLLAVYLIQRLQIYLPLNPHQFPSPTSDLALNTAVSFATNTNWQAYAGETTMSYFTQMLALTPQNFISAATGMSLLVAISRGIAQHESTNLGNFWVDMVRSILYILLPLSFIFALILVSQGVIQNIKPNQTIHLVQTDQQSLIDASGQPIKDKSNTIQTATKPLTEQVIPMGPVASQVAIKQLGTNGGGFFNTNSAHPFENPTPLSNFLEMLAILLIPAALCYTFGELVHDRRQGWAILTAMFIVFIPFVMFGIMAEQKGNPALTSMGISPTAIASSYPGGNMEGKETRFGITSSALWSMATTAASNGSVNSMLDSYTPLGGLIPLWMMHLNEAIFGGAGSGLYGMLMFVILTVFVTGLMVGRTPEYLGKKIEPYEMKMASVAVLVMPLSVLVSTALAVVTQSGLSAISNPGMHGFTEVLYTFTSIGNNNGSAFSGLNANTPFYNLLGSLIMLISRYWIAIPTVALAGSLAQKKIIPQTTGTLATHTPLFIILLICIIFLVGALSFLPALALGPIVEHLTLWGQYGS
- the kdpB gene encoding potassium-transporting ATPase subunit KdpB → MDLKMHRLSFWGSDIVKLALRASFLKLTPQYQIRNPIMFTVYIASLLTTALFIQSWLGQGEADTGFILAITLWLWFTLIFANFAESMAEGRGKAQAEALRKARHEIQAKKLAKPKKDAAITHIRSGCLRAGDIVLVETGDFIPSDGEVVEGIASVNESAITGESAPVIRESGGDRSAVTGGTQVLSDWLIIRITSNPGETFLDQMISLVEGAQRQKTPNELALTILLAALTIVFLLVCATLLPFSIYSVTSAGIGKVISITTLVALFICLAPTTIGGLLSAIGIAGMDRMIQANIIAMSGRAVEAAGDVDILLLDKTGTVTLGNREAIEFIPLEGVSIEALADAAQLSSLADETPEGRSIVILAKEQYGLRGRDISELKASFIPFTAETRMSGANLPGRQIRKGATQAIELYLQEISGSFPKEAHQIVEQVSRQGGTPLVVLENKKILGVVHLKDIVKGGIRERFAELRCMGIKTIMVTGDNPLTAAAIAAEAGIDDFLANAKPEEKLNLIRQLQTQGHLVAMAGDGTNDAPALAQADVAVAMNSGTQAAKEAGNLIDLDSNPTKLIEVVEIGKQLLMTRGSLTTFSIANDVAKYFAILPAAFASTYPTLNNLNIMRLSTPESAILSAVIFNALIIIFLIPLALRGVKYRHVEAAKLLRGNVLVYGLGGLVIPFIGIKIIDLMLSALKAIHLSPI
- a CDS encoding alkane 1-monooxygenase, which codes for MKSRYWYLLVFIFPLSAIIGFVFSGVASYATFFFFSMILPAAEFFCGEDYVNPHTLETDSRTYYRGVLYGVVISQVILTFWGAYAASHSQYLFEAIGYAVAVGINGGIAFCAAHELIHKNNRFDNWMGNIVLIFTATGHAPMEHVLVHHGPFITGTPADHVHAPDGMNFYTYYLKSMVGLRTSAFAAEKKLMRRKGYSLFSLHNRLVTLNLATFLLALFLTIFWGYVALFYFIGVVLVSSIVILGAAYIQHYGLERFTLPDGSYEKFSAMHCWNSNYILTNYLLFQLPRHSIHHLRPGRDYEVSVDSPENPQLPYGYFVCSLLIFIPGWWRKLMEQPVQKNLELRRRAVL